The Chryseolinea soli nucleotide sequence CAGGGATACTACGATCGCGCCCTGGCCATGTACGAGAGCAGCTATGGCAAAAAGCACCCCGAGCGCGCCTCTGTGCTCAACGCCATGGGCAACCTGAAACTGACCGACGGCAAATTCAACGAAGCGCTGGCCGACTACCAGCAGGCCATGCAAGCCAACGTCCGCGGCTTCGAAAGCAGTGACCTCCACCAGAATCCGCCGCTGAAAGATTTCTACAACGGCAACACGCTGCTGTATTCGCTCATCGACAAGGCCCAGGCCCTGGAGGCACGCTACTATGGAAAAACACTAAAGCTCACGGAGATGGAGCTGGCCGTAGAAACCCTCCAACGGGCCGACTCCCTCATCGACCGGCTGCGGCAACAGATCACCAACGAGAGCGACAAGATCGCCCTGGGTGCCGTGGCGAACGATATCTATGCCGCCGGGGTGCGCATTGCGCAGGAAACCAGTGTGATTGCCTTGCACAAAAAGAAATGGCAGGCCCTGTCGTTCTATTTTGCCGAGAAGAGCAAGTCGGCCGTGTTGCTGGAGGCCATCTCGGATGTGAACGCCAAATCGTTTGCCGGCATACCCGGGGCGTTGCTGGAGGAAGAAAAGAGCCTGAAGTCGGCCATCGCGCTCACAGCCCAGCAACTGGCTCAGAAGCCCTCCGAATCGGAAGAGCGTTACTTGCGCGAAACCGCGTTCAACCTGAACCGCAGCTACCAGGCGTTCACCAAACAGCTCGAAGCCAAATTCCCGGAGTATTACAACTTGAAATTCAATACTGCGTCGCCCTCCATCACCGAGTTGCAATCGCGCATGGACCCGCACACGGCGATCCTGAGCTATTTTACGGACGACAAGAATCACCACCTCTACATTTTCCTGGTCACGCAAAAGCAGTTCAGCATTATAGACCACGCGGTGCCCAAAGAATTTGACAAGTACATTACCGGGCTGCGCAACAGTTTATTCTTTAACGAGATCGAAACCTACAAGACGGCAGCGCACGCGTTGTCCGCCCTGCTCATTCCGTCGCGCATTCCCACCGGCATCACCGACCTCGTGGTGCTTCCCACGGGGCGGCTAGGCATCATTCCCTTCGAAACGCTGGTGACCACAAAAATAAAGCCTACCGATACCTACGCCACGCTCCCCTACCTGTTGAAGCGTTACGCCGTGCGATATGAATTTTCGGCTTCCCTTATTTTACAGAAGGCCGCCATGAAGCCGCCGGCCGAAGCTTCCATCTTTTTATGTGCGCCGGTCACCTTCAATCCGCAAGATCACCTGGCCGAACTTCCCGGAACGGAATCGGAAGTGAACGCGATCTCAAAATTGTTTGGCTCGCGCAACTTCAGGAATGCCGTCTACACGCGCGATCAGGCCGATGAAAAGGTCGCCAAGTCGGACGCGTTGAAAAATTACAGCTACCTGCATTTCGCAACCCATGGGATAGTGGACGAAAACAACCCAGAGCTCTCCCGCATCTTCCTGCGCTCGGCCACGGGCACAGAGGACGGTAATCTTTTTACGGGCGAGATCTACAACCTGCAATTGAACGCCAACCTGGTGACGCTCTCGGCGTGTCAGACCGGGCTTGGAAAAATTTCAAAAGGCGAAGGCGTGATCGGATTGTCACGGGCGCTGGTGTATGCCGGCGCAAAAAATATCATGGTATCGTTTTGGAGCGTGGCCGATGAATCGACGGCCGAACTGATGCAGGATTTTTACAAAACCTTGTTGGAACACCCCGGCACAAACTTCAGCCAAAACCTGCGACAAGCGAAGTTGGATTTGCTGAAAACAGGCAAGTTTGAGTCCCCTTATTATTGGGCTCCTTTTATCTTGATCGGGTACTGATTTTGGGGATTTTTTATTCTGCCCGTACAGTAGTTTGTGCGGTTAACACAACTACTGTATGGTGCAGATAAAACACATGTGAACGCTATGGCAAAAAGGCTTTTCACTGTGTGGAGAGAAGGATAAAGTAAGGGCATAAGTTCGACTTTTCCTAAAGAATTTTTGAAACTTTGTTAACCCTGAAAAAATGGCTTTTTTGCGGGGCAAAATTTGAAGGAGCATGACATTTCTTCATTTCGGAAACGCTTCTTTTTTTAGTTAATTTACTGATTTACAGTGGTTTGAATTGTTATCCACAATCCATCCACAATCTGATTTTTTTTTGAGAAGGTATGTACGAAGACAACTACAGGCAGCGGGGATTGCGTCAAAAACTGGTCAAAAAACTGGCCGAAAAAGGCATCAAAGATGAGGCAGTTTTGGCGGCCATAAACCGCGTTCCGAGACACGTTTTTTTTGAGAATGCACTGCTCGATCACGCCTACCAGGACAAGGCATTTCCCATCGGCGAAGGTCAAACCATTTCACAACCCTACACGGTCGCTTTCCAAACCGAAAAGCTCGACATCAAGCCCGGCGACAAGGTGCTGGAGATCGGCACAGGGTCGGGCTACCAGGCTTGCGTTTTGCTGGAACTGAAAGCAAAAGTATACACGATCGAATACAACCGGAAGCTCTACGACACCGTCCGCGAGATGCTTCCATCGCTCGGATATAAACCTTACTTTTTTTATGGAGATGGCTCAAAAGGC carries:
- a CDS encoding CHAT domain-containing tetratricopeptide repeat protein, whose amino-acid sequence is MKKYLLLLIFFGTGSFAVAQKLKTIDSLFFDSRYDQALPVIEASLKTARTAEERSILENKKAEALIRGGKFAEAEKQLKFLAAQPASAYQQAITQTNYGLLYLYQGRNDLSLEALQNALQDFEKDHKENTLDAALALSHLGNLYRTTGKYAQAEEHLARALAIRQSYLREDSEWIAASYNDLGLIYSITDPDKALSYYEKALTIYQKLHGKDHPKIALTNTNTGFVYRQMELYGDAVNNLESALKTWEKIYPQPHPTKAFVLFSLGETYLKMGDRKAAQGYYDRALAMYESSYGKKHPERASVLNAMGNLKLTDGKFNEALADYQQAMQANVRGFESSDLHQNPPLKDFYNGNTLLYSLIDKAQALEARYYGKTLKLTEMELAVETLQRADSLIDRLRQQITNESDKIALGAVANDIYAAGVRIAQETSVIALHKKKWQALSFYFAEKSKSAVLLEAISDVNAKSFAGIPGALLEEEKSLKSAIALTAQQLAQKPSESEERYLRETAFNLNRSYQAFTKQLEAKFPEYYNLKFNTASPSITELQSRMDPHTAILSYFTDDKNHHLYIFLVTQKQFSIIDHAVPKEFDKYITGLRNSLFFNEIETYKTAAHALSALLIPSRIPTGITDLVVLPTGRLGIIPFETLVTTKIKPTDTYATLPYLLKRYAVRYEFSASLILQKAAMKPPAEASIFLCAPVTFNPQDHLAELPGTESEVNAISKLFGSRNFRNAVYTRDQADEKVAKSDALKNYSYLHFATHGIVDENNPELSRIFLRSATGTEDGNLFTGEIYNLQLNANLVTLSACQTGLGKISKGEGVIGLSRALVYAGAKNIMVSFWSVADESTAELMQDFYKTLLEHPGTNFSQNLRQAKLDLLKTGKFESPYYWAPFILIGY
- a CDS encoding protein-L-isoaspartate(D-aspartate) O-methyltransferase — its product is MYEDNYRQRGLRQKLVKKLAEKGIKDEAVLAAINRVPRHVFFENALLDHAYQDKAFPIGEGQTISQPYTVAFQTEKLDIKPGDKVLEIGTGSGYQACVLLELKAKVYTIEYNRKLYDTVREMLPSLGYKPYFFYGDGSKGLPQKAPFNKIIVTAGAPVVPAALTEQLAEDGILVIPVGDREKQVMLRIQKKNGKLVKEEYANFAFVPLLGEQGWKEK